A section of the Humulus lupulus chromosome 2, drHumLupu1.1, whole genome shotgun sequence genome encodes:
- the LOC133814378 gene encoding uncharacterized protein LOC133814378: MCSTIRAVKYLYKYIYKGHDHVAFNLVSETNNQQVDEIQQFQSARWIAPPEAMWRIYGFIINEMSPAVYNLPLHLEDQHSVTFRANDDLINILNLDCSRKTMLTQFFALNRVDENEKKLLYKQIPEYYILLNHVRESLSFEDLRKVEGILAPAFREAATMHGLLQRNNSLEDCLHEASLYQMPSSLRRLEIDDELGVEIPEDDITTSRTLNSEQQQVYNVVLEKVLSNQNAAFFVDGLGGIGKTFLYRALLATVRSRNLVALASASSGVVASILPGGRTAHSRFKLPLDTDEKTTCYVSKQSALANLLRAAKLIIWDEAPMARKQHIEALDKIL, translated from the exons ATGTGTTCTACAATAAGAGCAGTGAAATATCTTTACAAGTACATTTATAAAGGTCATGATCATGTCGCTTTCAACTTGGTTTCTGAAACAAACAATCAACAAGTTGATGAAATCCAACAATTTCAGTCAGCCCGATGGATTGCTCCCCCAGAAGCAATGTGGAGAATATATGGATTTATTATCAATGAGATGTCCCCAGCAGTGTATAATTTGCCTTTACATCTGGAGGATCAACACTCAGTCACTTTCCGAGCAAACGACGATCTAATTAACATCCTCAATTTAGACTGCTCTAGAAAAACTATgctaacacaattctttgcattaAATCGAGTAGatgaaaatgaaaagaaattaTTGTACAAACAAATTCCGGAATATTAT ATATTACTAAACCATGTAAGGGAATCGCTGTCCTTTGAAGATCTTAGAAAAGTCGAGGGCATTTTGGCCCCCGCATTTCGTGAGGCAGCAACAATGCATGGTTTGTTACAAAGAAACAATAGCTTAGAAGACTGTTTGCATGAGGCATCTTTATATCAAATGCCATCCAGTTTGAGGCGGCT AGAAATCGATGATGAGTTGGGTGTTGAAATTCCAGAAGACGATATTACAACTTCAAGAACACTTAATAGCGAGCAACAACAAGTGTATAATGTAGTGTTGGAAAAAGTTTTATCAAACCAAAATGCTGCATTCTTTGTAGATGGCCTAGGTGGGATAGGGAAAACATTCCTATACAGGGCACTTCTGGCAACAGTACGATCAAGAAACTTGGTAGCACTTGCAAGTGCTTCATCAGGTGTGGTTGCATCTATACTTCCAGGAGGTCGAACAGCTCACTCACGCTTTAAGCTTCCACTTGATACTGACGAAAAAACCACATGTTATGTGAGCAAACAAAGTGCACTTGCAAACCTTCTTCGTGCAGCAAAATTAATAATATGGGATGAGGCACCGATGGCAAGAAAACAACACATAGAGGCATTAGACAAAATACTATGA